The following proteins are co-located in the Pseudomonas sp. ATCC 13867 genome:
- a CDS encoding type I secretion system permease/ATPase, which translates to MEAEMNLSQAPVDPLREGLSLLCRQLGRPVSPGELADGIALEQGRLPLHRVARALRRAEITAQVAEYPLQRMDAYLLPALLLLKDGGTLVLAGLDGGMADVLVPQSDGGSERLALAELEALYAGTAVFAKCRYRPDGRVGDYASAEPEHWFFGPLRRLRRSYAEVALAALVANLLAVASSLFAMQVYDRVVPNGAFDTLWILASGVVLAICLDGVLRILRGHLLTVLGKRLDLQLSTLLFSRVLGTRLAARPASMGAFSTQVREFESVREFFTSSSAALISDLPFVAIFLLIIALIGGPLAWVVLAACVLMVLPGLLTQRLLGRLSRQNLREGAMKNSVLLEAFEHLETVKATRAEGRCLHQWETLTGQLSSTALRTQALVSTLSYGSGIIQQLCYVGVVVAGVYRISDGAMTVGALVACSILSSRAIAPLSQAAGILGRWQHTRVAMEGLDQLMGAQQERPEGKRFVHRERLRGSYRLEGVRLAHGEGAPVVDVQALNLQAGERVALLGGNGAGKSTLLRLLSGLLDPQAGRLLLDDVSLGQIDPADRQRGIGYLPQDVALFHGTLRDNLNLENAALSDEELLEALDGVGLGGFVRAHPLGLDMPIQGNASLSGGQRQAVGLTRVLLQDPPILLLDEPTAAFDQTSENRVIEYLQQWLGSRTLVLTTHKKSMLALVDRAVVLRNGQVIMDGPLHQVVQGNQVQAPLHTEGGVRG; encoded by the coding sequence ATGGAAGCTGAAATGAACCTGTCCCAGGCGCCGGTCGATCCGCTGCGCGAGGGATTGTCGCTGCTGTGCCGGCAACTGGGCCGGCCGGTCAGTCCGGGCGAGCTGGCCGACGGCATCGCCCTGGAGCAGGGGAGGCTGCCGCTGCACCGGGTGGCTCGTGCCTTGCGCCGCGCGGAGATCACCGCCCAGGTGGCGGAATATCCGCTGCAGCGGATGGACGCCTACCTGCTGCCGGCACTGTTGTTGCTCAAGGATGGCGGCACGCTGGTGCTGGCCGGACTCGACGGCGGCATGGCCGACGTGCTGGTGCCGCAGAGCGACGGCGGCAGCGAACGCCTGGCGCTGGCCGAGCTGGAAGCGCTCTACGCCGGCACGGCGGTGTTCGCCAAATGCCGCTACCGTCCCGATGGGCGTGTCGGCGACTACGCCAGCGCGGAGCCGGAGCACTGGTTCTTCGGTCCGCTGCGGCGGCTGCGGCGCTCCTACGCGGAGGTCGCCCTGGCGGCCCTGGTGGCGAACCTGCTGGCGGTCGCCTCGTCGCTGTTCGCCATGCAGGTGTATGACCGTGTCGTACCCAACGGCGCCTTCGACACCCTGTGGATCCTCGCCAGCGGCGTGGTCCTGGCGATCTGCCTCGACGGTGTGCTGAGGATCCTGCGCGGGCACCTGCTCACGGTGCTGGGCAAGCGGCTCGACCTGCAACTCTCGACGCTGCTATTCTCCCGCGTGCTGGGCACCCGCCTGGCGGCCAGGCCGGCGTCGATGGGCGCGTTCAGCACCCAGGTGCGCGAGTTCGAGTCGGTGCGCGAGTTCTTCACCTCGTCCAGCGCCGCGCTGATCAGCGACCTGCCGTTCGTGGCGATCTTCCTGCTGATCATCGCGCTGATCGGCGGTCCGCTGGCCTGGGTGGTGCTGGCCGCCTGCGTGCTGATGGTGCTGCCGGGGTTGCTGACCCAGCGCCTGCTGGGTCGCCTGTCGCGGCAGAACCTGCGCGAAGGGGCGATGAAGAACAGTGTCCTGCTCGAAGCCTTCGAACACCTGGAGACGGTAAAGGCCACCCGCGCCGAAGGTCGCTGCCTGCACCAGTGGGAAACGCTCACCGGCCAGCTTTCCAGCACGGCGTTGAGGACCCAGGCGCTGGTTTCCACGCTCAGCTACGGTTCGGGCATCATCCAGCAGTTGTGCTATGTCGGCGTGGTGGTCGCCGGGGTCTACCGGATCAGCGACGGCGCCATGACCGTCGGTGCGCTGGTGGCCTGCTCGATTCTGTCCTCGCGCGCCATCGCGCCCTTGTCCCAGGCGGCCGGTATCCTCGGCCGCTGGCAGCACACGCGGGTGGCGATGGAAGGGCTGGACCAGTTGATGGGAGCGCAGCAGGAGCGCCCCGAGGGCAAGCGTTTCGTGCACCGGGAGCGCCTGCGCGGCAGCTACCGGCTCGAAGGCGTGCGCCTGGCCCACGGCGAGGGGGCGCCGGTGGTGGACGTGCAGGCGCTGAACCTCCAGGCCGGCGAACGCGTTGCGCTGCTGGGCGGCAATGGCGCCGGCAAGTCGACCCTGTTGCGCCTGCTCAGCGGTCTGCTGGACCCGCAGGCGGGACGGCTGCTGCTGGACGACGTCAGCCTCGGCCAGATCGACCCCGCCGACCGCCAGCGCGGCATCGGCTACCTGCCGCAGGACGTGGCGCTGTTCCACGGCACCCTGCGCGACAACCTCAATCTGGAGAATGCGGCGCTGAGCGACGAGGAACTGCTGGAGGCGCTCGATGGCGTCGGCCTGGGCGGTTTCGTGCGCGCCCATCCGCTGGGCCTGGACATGCCGATCCAGGGCAACGCCAGCCTGTCCGGCGGCCAGCGCCAGGCGGTGGGCCTGACGCGCGTGCTGCTGCAGGACCCGCCGATCCTGCTGCTCGACGAGCCGACCGCGGCCTTCGACCAGACCAGCGAAAACCGCGTCATCGAATACCTGCAGCAGTGGCTGGGCAGCCGCACCCTGGTGTTGACCACGCACAAGAAAAGCATGCTGGCCCTGGTGGACCGCGCGGTGGTCCTGCGCAACGGCCAGGTGATCATGGACGGACCGCTGCACCAGGTGGTGCAGGGCAACCAGGTGCAGGCGCCGCTGCACACCGAAGGAGGTGTCCGTGGCTGA
- a CDS encoding HlyD family efflux transporter periplasmic adaptor subunit, with product MAEPGSDQLRRQLGDPLLAATHPVYRPLLWTLLGVVLLSILWAAWAELDEVTRGDGRVVPYSRIQKIQSLEGGILDRLLVKEGDRVEVGQPLVRLDDTHFLTNYQESANQAAVLRAAIARLDAEVLGKERIEFPEGIDAAGPLARSERELFNSRRAKLVEGSQAVQKQVRLAQSQLDLVRPLVEKRAVSQMEALKLSQDIATLNGKLTELKNTYFQDAYTERAEKKAQLTQLEPIVQQRRDQLRRTEILSPVRGRVNTVLINTRGGVIQPGEAIMEVIPVEEQLLVEAKIKPRDVAFLVPGMPAKVKITAYDYTLYGDLKGTLEQISADTIEEDTVHGKESYYQVLIRTDGSQLKRGSEVLPIIPGMVAEVDILSGKRSVLNYLLRPLIKARLY from the coding sequence GTGGCTGAGCCGGGTTCCGATCAATTGCGCCGGCAACTGGGCGACCCGCTGCTGGCGGCGACCCACCCGGTCTACCGACCGCTGCTCTGGACCCTGCTCGGGGTGGTCCTGCTGTCCATCCTCTGGGCGGCCTGGGCGGAGCTGGACGAGGTGACGCGCGGTGACGGGCGCGTGGTGCCCTACAGCCGCATCCAGAAGATCCAGAGCCTGGAGGGCGGCATCCTCGACCGCCTGCTGGTGAAGGAGGGCGACCGCGTCGAGGTGGGGCAGCCCCTGGTACGGCTGGACGACACCCATTTCCTCACCAATTACCAGGAGTCGGCCAACCAGGCCGCCGTCCTGCGCGCGGCCATCGCGCGGCTGGATGCCGAGGTGCTGGGCAAGGAACGCATCGAGTTCCCCGAGGGAATCGACGCCGCTGGCCCGTTGGCCCGCTCCGAGCGCGAGCTCTTCAACTCCCGGCGGGCCAAGCTGGTGGAAGGCAGCCAGGCCGTGCAGAAGCAGGTCCGCCTGGCGCAGAGCCAGCTCGACCTGGTCCGGCCGCTGGTGGAGAAGCGCGCCGTCAGCCAGATGGAGGCGCTGAAGCTCAGCCAGGACATCGCCACGCTCAACGGCAAGCTCACCGAACTGAAGAACACCTACTTCCAGGATGCCTACACCGAGCGCGCGGAGAAGAAGGCCCAGCTCACCCAGCTGGAGCCCATCGTGCAGCAGCGCCGGGACCAGTTGCGCCGCACGGAGATCCTGTCGCCGGTACGCGGGCGGGTGAACACCGTACTGATCAACACGCGCGGCGGGGTGATCCAGCCGGGAGAGGCGATCATGGAGGTGATCCCGGTGGAGGAGCAGTTGCTGGTGGAGGCGAAGATCAAGCCGCGCGACGTGGCCTTCCTGGTGCCCGGCATGCCCGCCAAGGTGAAGATCACCGCCTACGACTACACCCTCTACGGCGACCTCAAGGGTACCCTGGAGCAGATCAGCGCCGACACCATCGAGGAGGACACCGTGCACGGCAAGGAGTCCTACTACCAGGTGCTGATCAGGACCGACGGCAGCCAGTTGAAGCGGGGGAGCGAGGTGCTGCCGATCATCCCCGGCATGGTGGCGGAAGTGGACATCCTCAGCGGCAAGCGCAGCGTGCTCAACTATCTGCTGCGTCCGCTGATCAAGGCGCGGCTGTATTGA
- a CDS encoding Ig-like domain-containing protein translates to MSIPAKVVPSAQSVSTSPTVQLDGRLVLDQRSKVALQVPRDAVAEYSREGSDLVVHLKNGESLRIANFYAAGQPPSELFLVEEGQLVAVQLPVAGEGTMAATYAPEPVAAGFDSLTSDSSGLAGMSATTTALAALAVVGGGVALASGGGGGGGGGDSAPAPDTSAPHAATDLQISTDGTRLSGHAEAGASVGVDTNGDGVAELSVVADANGRFEVGLNPPLTGGQAISVVVTDPAGNRSPVASVQAPDFPDAPQVEASNGRVIAGTAAAGMTVVLTDGNGHPLGQATADADGKWSLTLSQPLPDGMRVYAVARDAFGNDSPASSLTVDAVAPTLSVIGLSNGTHVSGTAEAGATVTLTDGNGNPVGQVTADGNGRWSYTPDSPLPDGTVIAAVATDTVGNASAPAWVTIDSTAPGAPVLDPSNGSSLSGTAEPGATVTLTDGSGNPIGQVTADGSGNWSFTPSTPLADGTVVNATATDPAGNTSGQGSTTVDGVAPATPTVNLSNGSSLTGAAEPGSTVILTDGNGNPIAEVSADGGGNWTYTPSTPIANGTVVNVVAQDAAGNSSPGASVTVDSQAPAAPVVNPSNGTTLSGAAEPGSSVILTDGNGNPIGQVSADGSGNWSFTPGTPLANGTVVNATASDPTGNTSAPASTTVDSVAPAAPVVNPSNGAEISGTAEPGATVTLIDGNGNPIGQVTADGSGNWSFTPSTPLADGTVVNATATDPAGNTGGQGSTTVDAIAPATPTVNLSNGSSLSGTAEPGSSVTLTDGNGNPIAEVTADGSGNWTYTPSTPIANGTVVNVVAQDAAGNSSPPATVTVDSSAPPAPVINPSNGVVISGTAEAGATVTLTDAGGNPIGQVTADGSGNWSFTPGTPLANGTVIVATATDPTGNTGPQAATTVDSVAPAAPVVNPSNGTNISGTAEAGAKVILTDGSGNPIGETTADGSGNWAFTPSTPLANGTVVNALAQDPAGNTGPQGSTAVDAVAPNTPVVDPSNGNLLNGTAEPGSTVTLTDGNGNPIGQTTADGSGNWTFTPGSQLPNGTVVNVTATDASGNTSPPGTTTVDSSLPSTPQVDPSNGSVISGTADAGNTVIITDGNGNPIGQVTADGSGNWSFTPGIPLPDGTVVNVVARSPGNADSSPAMITVDGVAPPAPLIDPSNGSDISGTAEAGATVILTDGGGNPIGQTTADGSGNWSFTPGTPLANGTVINAVAQDPAGNTSGPSSVTVDAVAPPAPVLDPSNGVVISGTVEAGAKVILIDGSGNPIGETTADGSGNWTFTPATPLANGTVVNAVAQDPAGNTSGTASATVDAVAPATPVLDPSNGTVISGTAEAGATVILTDGGGNPIGQASADGSGNWSFIPATPLANGTLVNAVAQDAAGNTSGPVSSMVDAVAPATPVIDPSNGVELSGTAEPGVRLILTDGNGNPIGQTLVDGSGNWSFTPSTPLANGTVVNVVAQDPAGNTSGPASATVDTVAPATPVINASNGSVITGTAEVGAKVILTDGNGNPIGETTADGSGNWTFTPGTPLPNGTLINAVAEDAADNASGPASTTVDSVVPSAPLLSISADGALLTGIAEPNSQVRIVVNGDSANPITVNVDGSGNFSLPFAPPLITGELIAGVVVDAAGNVSGPGTINGPDLAPPTISVAEAADTWVNAAEIGDGIQVEVTVRPTMQVGQVVMLKFAGQGGYEAEVSHTLNAGDIAAGNVTLTLTPSSGPFPEGASTITADINGGTASTPVPFTIDTIPPATPVLSLVGNILTISAEPGTELTVTAGVGGVTATATVTADNSGLASLNLLTDLDIDFSWDQLLDAQVSVVGRDPAGNPSNVASIGVGTSIEQPVTIGNFGLDVSLNPLNPRFGFSGTSEPDSSVVIRVITPALNVELLPIQADSSGNFSLNLLSPTILTQLGLNVSDILDLGSRISFNLVSTDSNGSDSAAYGITLTPNGLSLNIGQIDVNGTSGDDVLSGANGSSEHINGGDGSDLVFNVGTGDHVVAGNGNDTLQITATDFVSIDGGAGFDTLVLANGIDLDYNAVGVGTLSNLERIDLGKGDSGSVLTLTAAEVDAVTDANNTLQITGENNDTLNVVGAVNTGTTQLIDGITYDVYTFGSTTLLVEDNTVQVTV, encoded by the coding sequence ATGTCGATTCCAGCGAAAGTCGTTCCGTCTGCTCAATCCGTCAGTACGTCTCCCACCGTCCAGCTCGATGGCCGGCTGGTCCTCGACCAGCGCAGCAAGGTTGCGCTGCAGGTTCCCAGGGACGCGGTTGCCGAATACTCCCGTGAAGGTTCAGACCTCGTCGTTCATCTCAAGAATGGCGAGTCCCTGCGTATCGCCAATTTCTATGCGGCCGGGCAGCCTCCCAGCGAACTGTTCCTCGTCGAAGAGGGGCAACTGGTGGCTGTGCAGTTGCCCGTAGCCGGAGAAGGGACGATGGCGGCGACCTATGCTCCCGAGCCGGTGGCAGCCGGGTTCGACTCGCTGACCAGCGACTCGTCCGGCCTTGCCGGCATGAGCGCGACCACCACGGCGCTGGCCGCCTTGGCGGTGGTGGGCGGCGGCGTAGCGCTGGCCAGCGGCGGCGGCGGTGGTGGCGGCGGGGGCGACTCGGCGCCCGCGCCGGACACCAGCGCCCCGCACGCGGCGACCGACCTGCAGATTTCCACCGATGGCACGCGCCTGTCCGGGCATGCGGAAGCCGGGGCCAGCGTTGGCGTGGACACCAATGGCGACGGCGTGGCGGAGCTGAGCGTGGTGGCGGACGCCAACGGTCGCTTCGAGGTGGGCCTGAATCCGCCATTGACCGGTGGCCAGGCGATCAGCGTGGTGGTGACCGACCCGGCGGGTAACCGCAGTCCGGTGGCCAGCGTGCAGGCGCCGGACTTCCCGGATGCGCCGCAGGTCGAGGCCAGCAACGGCCGTGTCATTGCCGGCACCGCGGCCGCGGGCATGACGGTGGTGCTGACCGACGGCAACGGGCATCCGCTTGGCCAGGCCACGGCCGATGCCGATGGCAAGTGGTCGCTCACGCTGTCCCAGCCGCTCCCCGATGGCATGCGGGTCTACGCGGTGGCCAGGGATGCCTTTGGCAATGACAGCCCGGCGAGCAGCCTCACCGTCGATGCCGTGGCGCCGACCCTGTCCGTCATCGGACTGAGCAATGGTACGCATGTCAGCGGTACCGCCGAAGCCGGTGCGACCGTCACGCTGACCGACGGCAACGGTAACCCCGTTGGCCAGGTCACCGCCGATGGAAATGGCCGCTGGAGCTACACCCCGGACAGCCCGCTGCCCGATGGCACGGTGATCGCGGCGGTGGCCACGGATACCGTTGGCAACGCCAGCGCGCCGGCCTGGGTAACGATCGATTCGACGGCGCCGGGCGCGCCGGTGCTCGACCCGAGCAACGGCAGCAGCCTCAGTGGCACCGCCGAGCCGGGCGCTACCGTGACCCTGACCGATGGCAGCGGCAACCCGATCGGACAGGTCACCGCCGACGGCAGCGGCAACTGGAGCTTCACCCCGTCCACGCCGCTGGCGGATGGAACCGTGGTCAACGCCACGGCCACCGATCCGGCGGGCAACACCAGCGGGCAGGGCAGCACCACCGTCGATGGCGTGGCGCCGGCCACGCCGACCGTCAACCTGAGCAACGGCAGCAGCCTCACCGGCGCCGCCGAGCCGGGCAGCACCGTGATCCTCACCGACGGCAATGGCAACCCGATCGCCGAAGTCAGCGCTGATGGCGGCGGCAACTGGACCTATACCCCGTCCACGCCGATCGCCAACGGCACCGTGGTCAACGTGGTGGCCCAGGACGCCGCCGGCAACAGCAGCCCGGGCGCCAGCGTCACCGTGGACTCGCAGGCCCCGGCGGCTCCGGTGGTCAACCCGAGCAACGGCACCACGCTCAGCGGTGCCGCCGAACCGGGCAGCAGCGTGATCCTCACCGACGGCAACGGCAACCCGATCGGCCAGGTCAGCGCCGATGGCAGCGGCAACTGGAGCTTCACGCCGGGCACGCCGCTGGCCAACGGCACGGTGGTCAACGCCACGGCCAGCGACCCGACCGGCAATACCAGCGCTCCGGCCAGCACCACCGTGGACTCGGTGGCGCCGGCCGCGCCGGTGGTCAATCCGAGCAACGGCGCGGAGATCAGCGGCACCGCCGAACCGGGCGCCACCGTGACCCTGATCGACGGCAACGGCAACCCCATCGGGCAGGTCACCGCCGATGGCAGCGGCAACTGGAGCTTCACCCCGTCCACGCCGCTGGCGGATGGAACCGTGGTCAACGCCACGGCTACCGACCCGGCGGGCAACACCGGCGGCCAGGGCAGCACTACCGTGGACGCCATCGCGCCGGCCACGCCGACCGTCAACCTGAGCAACGGCAGCAGCCTCAGCGGCACCGCCGAACCGGGCAGCAGCGTGACCCTGACCGACGGCAACGGCAACCCGATCGCCGAAGTCACTGCCGACGGCAGTGGCAACTGGACCTACACCCCGTCCACGCCGATCGCCAACGGCACCGTGGTCAACGTGGTGGCCCAGGACGCCGCCGGTAACAGCAGCCCGCCGGCGACGGTGACCGTCGATTCCAGCGCGCCGCCGGCGCCGGTGATCAACCCGAGCAACGGCGTCGTCATCAGCGGCACCGCCGAGGCCGGTGCCACCGTGACCCTCACCGATGCCGGCGGCAACCCCATAGGGCAGGTCACCGCCGACGGCAGCGGCAACTGGAGCTTCACGCCGGGCACACCGCTGGCCAATGGCACGGTGATCGTCGCCACGGCCACCGATCCGACCGGCAATACCGGCCCGCAGGCCGCCACCACGGTGGACTCGGTGGCGCCGGCCGCGCCGGTGGTCAACCCGAGCAACGGCACGAACATCAGCGGCACCGCGGAGGCCGGGGCCAAGGTGATCCTCACCGATGGCAGCGGCAACCCGATCGGCGAAACCACCGCCGACGGCAGCGGCAACTGGGCCTTCACGCCGAGCACCCCGTTGGCCAACGGCACGGTGGTCAACGCCTTGGCCCAGGACCCAGCGGGCAATACCGGCCCGCAGGGCAGCACTGCCGTGGACGCTGTGGCGCCGAACACGCCAGTGGTCGATCCGAGCAACGGCAACCTGCTCAACGGTACTGCCGAGCCGGGCAGCACCGTCACCCTGACCGACGGCAACGGCAACCCGATCGGCCAGACCACCGCCGACGGCAGCGGCAACTGGACCTTCACGCCCGGCTCGCAACTGCCCAACGGCACTGTGGTCAACGTGACCGCGACCGACGCCTCCGGCAACACCAGCCCGCCCGGCACCACGACGGTAGATTCCTCGCTGCCGTCGACTCCGCAGGTCGACCCGAGCAACGGCTCGGTGATCAGCGGCACCGCCGACGCCGGTAACACTGTCATCATCACCGACGGCAACGGCAACCCGATCGGCCAGGTCACCGCCGACGGCAGCGGCAACTGGTCGTTCACCCCGGGCATCCCGCTGCCGGATGGCACCGTGGTCAACGTGGTGGCGCGCAGTCCCGGCAACGCCGACAGCTCGCCGGCGATGATCACGGTGGATGGCGTGGCCCCGCCGGCGCCGCTGATCGATCCGAGCAACGGCAGCGACATCAGTGGCACCGCCGAGGCCGGCGCGACGGTGATCCTCACCGATGGCGGCGGCAACCCGATCGGCCAGACCACCGCCGACGGCAGCGGTAACTGGAGCTTCACGCCGGGCACGCCGCTGGCCAACGGCACGGTGATCAATGCGGTGGCCCAGGACCCGGCCGGCAATACCAGTGGGCCGAGCAGCGTCACCGTCGACGCCGTCGCCCCGCCGGCGCCGGTGCTCGACCCGAGCAATGGCGTGGTCATCAGCGGTACCGTGGAAGCCGGGGCCAAGGTGATCCTCATCGACGGCAGCGGCAACCCGATCGGTGAAACCACCGCCGACGGTAGCGGCAACTGGACGTTCACCCCGGCTACCCCGCTGGCCAACGGCACCGTGGTCAATGCGGTGGCCCAGGACCCGGCCGGCAACACCAGCGGCACGGCCAGCGCCACGGTGGACGCGGTAGCCCCGGCCACCCCGGTGCTCGATCCGAGCAACGGTACAGTGATCAGCGGTACCGCCGAAGCCGGTGCGACGGTGATACTCACCGACGGCGGCGGCAACCCGATCGGCCAGGCCAGCGCCGACGGCAGCGGCAACTGGAGCTTCATCCCGGCCACGCCGCTGGCCAATGGCACGCTGGTCAACGCCGTGGCCCAGGACGCCGCCGGCAACACCAGCGGTCCGGTCAGCAGCATGGTGGACGCGGTGGCCCCGGCCACCCCGGTGATCGACCCGAGCAACGGTGTCGAACTCAGCGGCACCGCCGAACCCGGCGTCCGGCTGATCCTCACCGATGGCAATGGCAACCCGATCGGCCAGACCCTCGTCGACGGCAGCGGCAACTGGAGCTTCACTCCGAGCACACCGCTGGCCAACGGCACCGTGGTCAACGTCGTGGCCCAGGACCCGGCCGGCAATACCAGCGGCCCGGCCAGCGCCACGGTGGACACGGTGGCTCCGGCCACGCCGGTGATCAATGCCAGCAACGGCAGCGTGATCACCGGGACCGCCGAGGTCGGCGCCAAGGTGATCCTCACCGACGGCAACGGCAACCCGATCGGCGAGACCACCGCCGACGGCAGCGGCAACTGGACCTTCACCCCCGGCACGCCGCTGCCCAACGGTACGCTGATCAACGCCGTCGCCGAGGACGCCGCCGACAACGCCAGCGGTCCGGCCAGCACCACGGTGGACTCGGTGGTGCCATCCGCTCCGCTGCTGAGCATCAGCGCCGACGGCGCGCTGCTGACCGGCATCGCCGAGCCGAACAGCCAGGTGCGCATCGTGGTCAATGGCGACAGCGCCAACCCGATCACGGTCAACGTCGACGGTAGCGGCAACTTCAGCCTGCCGTTCGCGCCGCCGCTGATCACCGGCGAGCTGATCGCCGGGGTCGTCGTGGACGCCGCCGGCAACGTCAGCGGACCGGGCACCATCAACGGCCCTGACCTGGCGCCGCCAACCATCAGTGTGGCGGAAGCCGCCGATACCTGGGTCAACGCCGCGGAGATCGGCGACGGCATCCAGGTCGAGGTGACGGTCCGCCCGACCATGCAGGTCGGCCAGGTGGTCATGCTCAAGTTCGCCGGGCAGGGTGGCTACGAGGCGGAGGTCAGCCATACCCTCAACGCCGGCGACATCGCCGCCGGCAACGTGACCCTGACCCTGACGCCTTCCAGCGGACCGTTCCCGGAGGGCGCCTCGACCATTACCGCCGACATCAACGGCGGCACCGCGTCGACCCCGGTGCCGTTCACCATCGACACCATTCCACCGGCGACCCCGGTGCTGTCCCTGGTCGGCAACATCCTGACCATCTCGGCGGAGCCGGGCACCGAGCTGACGGTCACCGCCGGCGTCGGCGGGGTGACCGCCACCGCCACGGTGACCGCCGACAACAGCGGGCTGGCGTCGCTGAACCTGCTTACCGACCTGGACATCGACTTCAGTTGGGACCAGTTGCTCGACGCCCAGGTCTCGGTGGTCGGCCGCGACCCGGCCGGCAACCCGAGCAACGTGGCGAGCATCGGCGTCGGCACCAGCATCGAGCAGCCGGTGACCATCGGCAATTTCGGCCTCGACGTCAGCCTCAACCCGCTGAACCCGCGATTCGGTTTCAGCGGTACCAGCGAGCCGGACTCCAGCGTGGTGATCCGGGTCATCACCCCGGCGCTGAACGTCGAGTTGCTGCCGATCCAGGCGGACTCGTCCGGAAACTTCTCGCTGAACCTGCTGAGCCCGACCATCCTCACCCAGTTGGGGTTGAACGTCTCCGACATCCTCGATCTCGGCTCGAGGATCTCGTTCAACCTGGTGTCCACCGATTCCAACGGCAGCGATAGCGCCGCCTACGGGATCACCCTGACCCCCAACGGACTGTCGCTGAACATCGGCCAGATCGATGTCAACGGCACGTCCGGCGACGACGTGCTGTCCGGCGCCAACGGCAGTTCGGAGCACATCAACGGCGGCGACGGCAGCGACCTGGTCTTCAACGTGGGCACCGGCGACCATGTGGTGGCCGGCAACGGCAACGACACCCTCCAGATCACCGCGACCGATTTCGTCAGCATCGATGGCGGCGCCGGGTTCGATACCCTGGTCCTGGCCAACGGCATCGACCTCGACTACAACGCCGTCGGCGTCGGCACGCTCAGCAACCTCGAGCGCATCGACCTCGGCAAGGGCGATTCGGGTAGCGTGCTGACCCTGACCGCGGCGGAGGTGGATGCCGTCACCGATGCCAACAACACCTTGCAGATCACCGGCGAGAACAACGACACCCTGAACGTGGTGGGCGCGGTGAATACCGGTACCACGCAACTGATCGACGGCATTACCTACGATGTCTACACCTTCGGCAGTACCACCCTGCTGGTCGAGGACAATACGGTACAGGTGACCGTCTGA
- a CDS encoding TolC family protein, with translation MAGKQYFPPALSRGKSIIGLLLLGLPLCAPAIPLDEAVRAGLAIHPQLRSALAEAERAGTEVDIAKGGYYPAVSLSGGPQEFDFGEVVYDATVSQMLYDWGRVSSKVDSASADRRRLTEAALVARDDAALDIVETYLDVLAAERRVDTVRRHIQRLDGIREMTQARGGDGYADRSELDRANLELSRAGEQLSLEKGSLQDARNQYALLVGQAPGDLVEPEPASLQRYLAGSDLSRVIQDAPLQRKAVEEANAAEAGVREAKSALLPQLNLEATALRREVGGRPESDSVLALRLRMDTFQGLSNFRRPTAAQQRLESARWSADAMQRDIRRQLQTLFDNGETLRWREQSLSQQVSESEQVGELYREQFEVGRRDVIDLLNVQRERFEAERQLVNLHIERKRIEYRAAAQVGLLGSLLENRLNHGS, from the coding sequence ATGGCTGGCAAGCAGTACTTCCCGCCGGCCCTGTCCCGCGGGAAGAGCATCATCGGCCTGCTGTTGCTTGGCCTGCCGCTGTGTGCGCCGGCCATTCCCCTCGACGAAGCGGTGCGCGCGGGGCTGGCGATCCATCCGCAGTTGCGCTCCGCGCTGGCGGAGGCGGAGCGCGCCGGCACCGAGGTGGATATCGCCAAGGGCGGCTACTACCCAGCCGTCAGCCTGTCCGGCGGGCCGCAGGAGTTCGACTTCGGCGAAGTCGTCTACGATGCCACCGTTTCGCAGATGCTGTACGACTGGGGACGGGTGTCGAGCAAGGTGGACAGCGCCAGCGCCGACCGCCGCCGGCTGACCGAGGCGGCGCTGGTGGCGCGGGACGACGCGGCGCTGGACATCGTCGAGACCTACCTCGACGTGCTGGCCGCCGAGCGCCGGGTGGACACGGTGCGCCGGCATATCCAGCGCCTGGACGGCATTCGCGAGATGACCCAGGCGCGCGGCGGCGACGGCTATGCCGACCGCAGCGAGCTGGATCGCGCCAACCTCGAACTGTCGCGGGCCGGGGAACAGCTGTCGCTGGAAAAAGGCAGCCTGCAGGATGCGCGCAACCAGTACGCCCTGCTGGTCGGCCAGGCCCCCGGCGACCTGGTGGAGCCGGAGCCGGCCTCGCTGCAGCGTTACCTGGCGGGCAGCGACCTGAGTCGGGTGATCCAGGACGCGCCCTTGCAGCGCAAGGCGGTGGAAGAGGCCAACGCCGCGGAAGCGGGCGTGCGCGAGGCGAAGAGCGCGCTGCTGCCGCAACTGAACCTGGAGGCGACGGCGCTGCGCCGCGAGGTCGGCGGGCGCCCGGAAAGCGATTCGGTGCTGGCCCTGCGGCTGCGCATGGACACCTTCCAGGGACTTTCCAACTTCCGCCGGCCGACCGCCGCGCAGCAGCGCCTGGAGTCGGCGCGCTGGAGCGCCGATGCGATGCAGCGCGACATCCGCCGGCAACTGCAGACGCTGTTCGACAACGGCGAGACCCTGCGTTGGCGCGAGCAGTCGCTGAGCCAGCAGGTCAGCGAGTCGGAGCAGGTGGGCGAGTTGTACCGTGAACAGTTCGAGGTCGGGCGGCGCGACGTGATCGACCTGCTCAACGTCCAGCGCGAACGCTTCGAGGCGGAGCGCCAACTGGTCAACCTGCACATCGAACGCAAGCGCATCGAATATCGGGCGGCGGCCCAGGTCGGGTTGCTGGGGTCGCTGCTGGAGAACCGGTTGAATCATGGAAGCTGA